Proteins from a single region of Bradyrhizobium diazoefficiens:
- a CDS encoding MBL fold metallo-hydrolase has translation MNLHNASYPATSKPEELVPSRYAVRIGEIDVLVVSDGVLPLPTTMLAHNAAPADRAAWLDGMFLPPDAFDWALNAVMVRSGDRTILIDAGLGSDPDLHLPRAGQLIKRLEAAGIDLASVTDLVLTHMHMDHVGGLLVDGVKERLRKDLRIHVAAAELKFWESPDFTHTNMPQGFPDALRAAATRFVKEYGSQIRPFDEEHEVAPGVTVRRTGGHTPGHSVVRVASGGDALTFAGDAVFAVGFDQPEWHNGFEHDPEEAARVRIRLLRELAETGELLVATHMPFPSVGHVAIAGDAFRWVPVFWDY, from the coding sequence ATGAATCTGCACAACGCGTCCTACCCCGCGACCTCGAAACCGGAAGAGCTTGTCCCGTCGCGCTACGCAGTGCGTATCGGCGAAATCGACGTGCTGGTGGTCAGCGACGGCGTGCTGCCACTCCCGACCACCATGCTGGCGCACAACGCCGCCCCGGCCGACCGAGCCGCCTGGCTGGACGGCATGTTCCTGCCGCCGGATGCTTTCGACTGGGCGCTGAATGCGGTGATGGTGCGAAGCGGCGACAGAACCATCCTCATCGACGCTGGACTGGGGTCCGACCCGGACCTGCACCTGCCGCGAGCCGGTCAGTTGATCAAGCGACTGGAGGCCGCCGGCATCGATCTGGCGTCCGTGACCGACCTGGTGCTGACCCACATGCACATGGACCATGTCGGCGGCTTGCTCGTCGACGGCGTGAAGGAGCGGCTGCGCAAGGATCTGCGGATCCACGTGGCGGCCGCCGAGCTCAAGTTCTGGGAGTCGCCCGATTTCACCCACACCAACATGCCGCAGGGATTCCCGGATGCGCTTCGCGCGGCCGCCACGCGGTTCGTGAAGGAGTATGGCAGTCAGATCCGGCCGTTCGACGAGGAGCACGAGGTTGCACCGGGGGTCACCGTCCGCCGCACCGGCGGTCACACCCCCGGACACAGCGTGGTTCGCGTGGCGTCCGGCGGCGACGCGCTGACATTCGCCGGCGACGCTGTGTTCGCCGTCGGGTTTGACCAGCCCGAGTGGCACAACGGCTTCGAGCACGATCCGGAAGAAGCGGCGCGCGTTCGTATCCGTCTTTTGCGCGAGCTCGCGGAGACCGGCGAGCTGCTGGTGGCCACGCACATGCCGTTCCCATCGGTCGGTCATGTCGCGATCGCCGGCGACGCCTTCCGTTGGGTGCCGGTGTTCTGGGACTACTGA
- a CDS encoding B12-binding domain-containing radical SAM protein, with protein sequence MNVPSPCNVLMLYPLFSAESFWSFGESCKVLGVKRPAAPLGLITVAAMLPESWTVRLIDCNTAPLGDDDLAWADVVFTGGMLPQQADTLRLIEICRAAGKPVVVGGPDPTSSPHIYERADFRVLGEAESVIEEFIAAWDSGARSGVFTAPKFQADVTKTPVPRFDLLKFEDYLYLGVQYSRGCPFTCEFCDIIELYGRVPRTKTNEQILLELDTLYRMGYRGHLDFVDDNFIGNKKSLRLFLPQLAEWQRAHGYPFEFSTEASVNLADDPELLELMGEANFFGIFVGIESPDPATLVAMRKKQNTRRNIAESIHKIYAAGMLVTAGFIVGFDNEKVSMADAMIDFIEEAAIPVSMVGLLYALPNTQLTRRLEREGRLHPGHDVAPTIGADQCTAGINFDPVRPLRDILMDYKRVLERIYSPAAYAGRVDRLMTLLDRSRQRHELAEGDIRAKLGAMETVHKVVTALPEARGPLWQTFMNCAKRDTSSARIAVQMIAAYAHLGPFSRKVIAAIDERLAALDDEPVMPAAAIDVTAARHLA encoded by the coding sequence ATGAACGTGCCAAGTCCCTGCAACGTGCTGATGCTCTACCCGCTGTTCTCGGCAGAGTCCTTCTGGAGCTTTGGCGAATCCTGCAAAGTGCTGGGCGTCAAGCGTCCTGCCGCCCCTTTGGGCCTGATCACCGTTGCTGCGATGCTGCCCGAGAGCTGGACGGTTCGGCTGATCGATTGCAACACGGCGCCCCTTGGCGACGACGATCTGGCCTGGGCCGACGTCGTCTTCACCGGCGGAATGCTGCCGCAGCAGGCCGACACGTTGCGCCTGATCGAGATCTGCCGCGCAGCAGGTAAGCCGGTGGTCGTTGGCGGACCCGATCCCACCTCGAGCCCCCACATCTATGAGCGAGCCGACTTCCGGGTGCTCGGCGAGGCCGAGAGCGTCATCGAGGAATTCATCGCGGCCTGGGACAGCGGCGCGCGATCCGGCGTCTTCACGGCACCCAAATTCCAGGCCGACGTCACCAAGACGCCGGTGCCGCGGTTCGACCTGCTCAAGTTCGAGGACTACCTCTATCTCGGCGTGCAGTATTCCCGCGGATGTCCGTTCACCTGCGAGTTCTGCGACATCATCGAGCTATACGGGCGCGTGCCGCGGACCAAGACGAATGAGCAGATCCTGCTTGAGCTCGATACGCTCTACCGGATGGGATATCGGGGCCATCTTGACTTCGTCGACGACAATTTCATCGGCAACAAGAAGTCGCTGCGGCTGTTCCTGCCCCAGCTCGCCGAATGGCAGCGCGCCCACGGTTATCCATTCGAGTTCTCCACCGAAGCCTCGGTCAACCTCGCCGACGATCCGGAGCTCTTGGAGCTGATGGGGGAGGCCAATTTCTTCGGCATCTTCGTCGGCATCGAAAGTCCGGACCCTGCGACGCTGGTCGCGATGCGGAAGAAGCAGAACACGCGACGCAACATCGCCGAGAGCATCCACAAGATCTATGCCGCCGGCATGCTGGTCACTGCGGGCTTCATCGTCGGCTTCGATAACGAGAAGGTCTCGATGGCCGATGCCATGATCGACTTCATCGAGGAGGCGGCGATCCCCGTCAGCATGGTCGGGCTGCTCTATGCGCTGCCGAATACGCAGCTAACGCGCCGCCTGGAGCGCGAAGGCCGCCTCCACCCCGGCCATGATGTCGCGCCGACCATCGGTGCCGATCAGTGCACGGCCGGGATCAATTTCGATCCGGTGCGCCCGCTCCGCGACATCCTGATGGATTACAAGCGGGTGCTCGAGCGGATCTACAGTCCGGCGGCCTATGCGGGACGTGTCGACCGCTTGATGACGCTGCTCGACCGTTCGCGCCAGCGCCACGAGCTCGCGGAAGGCGACATCCGCGCCAAACTTGGCGCGATGGAGACCGTGCACAAGGTGGTCACTGCGCTTCCCGAGGCGCGCGGGCCGCTGTGGCAGACCTTCATGAACTGCGCCAAGCGTGACACCTCGTCGGCGCGCATCGCGGTGCAGATGATTGCGGCCTATGCGCATCTCGGGCCGTTCTCGCGCAAGGTCATCGCTGCCATCGATGAGCGCCTAGCCGCGCTCGACGACGAGCCCGTCATGCCGGCGGCGGCGATCGACGTCACGGCGGCGCGGCACCTGGCCTGA
- a CDS encoding alpha/beta hydrolase: MINSVSRLATTSRRKILATTLMSAASMTVRSTSAAGDNIKAAALSARNNDLATSVTTRDGVRIFYKDWGPKSAQPIVFHHGWPLSADDWDAQMLFFLGKGFRVIAHDRRGHGPSSQVSDGHDMDHYAADVAALVEHLDLRNAIHIGHSTGGGEATRYVARHGRDRVAKLVLIGAVPPLMLKTESNPGGLPIEVFDSLRRQLAANRPQFYLEFASGPFYGYNRAGAEPSQAAIWNWWRQGMMGSSKAHYDGIKAFSETDFSQDLETITVPTLVLHGSDDQIVPIADSAVLSTRLLKHSTLKIYDLLPHGLCTTHPDIVNADLLQFVTA; encoded by the coding sequence ATGATCAATTCTGTCAGCCGGCTCGCAACCACCTCGCGGCGAAAAATTCTCGCAACAACGCTCATGTCCGCGGCTTCGATGACCGTCCGCTCCACCTCAGCAGCGGGCGACAATATCAAAGCCGCGGCTCTCTCGGCGAGAAACAATGACCTTGCGACCTCAGTAACGACGCGCGACGGCGTGAGGATCTTCTACAAGGACTGGGGACCGAAGTCCGCGCAGCCGATCGTGTTCCATCACGGCTGGCCGCTCAGCGCCGACGACTGGGATGCCCAGATGCTCTTCTTCCTCGGCAAGGGCTTTCGCGTAATCGCGCATGATCGCCGCGGCCATGGCCCCTCCAGCCAGGTCAGCGACGGGCACGATATGGATCATTATGCGGCCGACGTCGCTGCGCTCGTCGAGCACCTCGATCTTCGCAACGCCATTCACATCGGCCACTCGACAGGTGGCGGCGAGGCAACGCGCTATGTCGCGCGTCATGGCCGGGATCGCGTCGCCAAGCTGGTGCTCATCGGCGCCGTGCCGCCCCTGATGCTGAAGACCGAGTCCAATCCCGGCGGATTGCCGATTGAGGTGTTCGACAGCTTGCGCCGACAGCTTGCCGCCAACAGGCCGCAGTTCTACCTCGAATTCGCGAGCGGTCCCTTCTACGGCTACAATCGTGCGGGCGCCGAGCCTTCGCAGGCCGCGATCTGGAACTGGTGGCGTCAAGGCATGATGGGCAGCAGCAAGGCCCATTACGACGGCATCAAGGCCTTCTCCGAGACCGACTTCAGCCAGGATCTGGAAACCATCACCGTGCCGACGCTGGTCCTGCACGGCAGCGACGACCAGATCGTCCCCATTGCCGACTCGGCAGTGCTGTCGACCCGGCTTCTGAAGCACAGCACCCTGAAGATCTACGACCTGCTGCCACACGGCCTCTGCACGACACATCCCGACATCGTCAACGCCGACTTGCTCCAGTTCGTGACCGCTTAA
- a CDS encoding NAD(P)/FAD-dependent oxidoreductase, whose translation MRIVIIGAGFAGMYAALSAARLRDIQGVSPAKLEIALVAPEPTLVVRPRLYEPKPETLTAPLQDVLKAIDVVYIQGRAEAIDTQSRFVEIAAVQNANNGTNKGIRKKLSYDRLVVATGSRLFRPNVPGLAEHGFSVDQLDDAIALDRHLHGLASRPASKARNGVVVAGGGFTGIEAATEVPSRLREILGKDAQLRVVIVDRNEAIAPDMGAGPRPIIEEALRKLGVETRLGVGVASLDKSGVTLSTGEQIECETVIWAAGMRAAPLTAQIPAERDQFGRLLVDRDLRVPKVNGVFATGDAARAACDDNGNYALMSCQHATRMGAFAGNNAAAELLGVPTRPYHQKAYVTCLDLGEAGALFTRGWERTVEMVGDVAKKTKQEINTVWIYPPKAERAAALASADPERVTAL comes from the coding sequence ATGCGCATCGTCATCATCGGCGCCGGCTTCGCTGGCATGTATGCCGCGCTTTCCGCAGCCCGCCTGCGTGACATCCAGGGCGTTTCGCCCGCAAAGCTCGAGATCGCGCTCGTTGCGCCCGAGCCAACGCTGGTGGTTCGCCCGAGACTCTATGAACCGAAACCCGAAACCCTGACCGCACCTCTCCAGGATGTCCTGAAGGCGATCGATGTCGTCTATATCCAGGGCCGCGCCGAGGCGATCGATACCCAGTCCAGGTTTGTCGAGATCGCGGCCGTCCAAAATGCCAACAACGGCACGAACAAGGGCATCAGGAAGAAGCTGTCCTATGACCGCCTGGTCGTCGCCACCGGCAGCCGCTTGTTCCGCCCGAACGTTCCCGGCCTCGCCGAGCACGGCTTTAGCGTCGACCAGCTCGATGACGCCATCGCGCTCGATCGCCACCTGCATGGCCTGGCGAGCCGCCCGGCCTCAAAGGCGCGTAATGGCGTTGTCGTGGCAGGCGGCGGATTCACCGGCATCGAGGCAGCAACCGAGGTGCCATCGCGCCTGCGCGAGATCCTCGGCAAGGACGCTCAGTTGCGCGTGGTGATTGTCGACCGCAACGAGGCGATCGCCCCCGATATGGGCGCAGGCCCGCGCCCCATCATCGAGGAGGCGCTGCGCAAGCTCGGCGTCGAGACCAGGCTCGGGGTCGGCGTCGCCTCGCTCGACAAGTCCGGCGTCACGCTCTCCACCGGCGAACAGATTGAATGCGAAACGGTGATCTGGGCCGCCGGCATGCGCGCCGCTCCGTTGACGGCGCAGATACCCGCCGAGCGCGACCAATTCGGCCGGCTGCTGGTCGACCGTGATCTTCGCGTGCCGAAGGTGAATGGTGTCTTTGCCACCGGCGATGCCGCGCGGGCCGCGTGCGACGACAATGGCAATTACGCGCTGATGTCGTGTCAGCATGCGACCCGGATGGGCGCCTTCGCCGGCAACAACGCCGCCGCAGAGCTCCTGGGCGTTCCGACCAGGCCTTATCACCAGAAGGCCTACGTCACCTGCCTCGACCTCGGCGAAGCCGGCGCGCTGTTCACGCGCGGCTGGGAGCGCACAGTCGAGATGGTCGGCGACGTCGCCAAGAAGACCAAGCAGGAAATCAACACGGTCTGGATCTATCCGCCGAAAGCCGAGCGCGCCGCTGCGCTCGCCTCGGCCGATCCGGAACGCGTCACCGCTCTCTGA
- a CDS encoding isocitrate/isopropylmalate family dehydrogenase, giving the protein MHIVVLPGDGIGREITAATSGVLRAASERFQLNLRLEEHAVGHASLKLSGTTVRPELLDIVRAADGVILGPTATFDFKDEARGEINPSRHFRKSLDLYANVRPARTYAGRPGRCGDFDLVVVRENTEGFYADRNMEQGNGEMLVTPDVAISLRRITRLCCERIAHAACRLAMKRRKHLTIVHKANVLKIGDGMFLDICREAAKSYPDLAVDDVLVDAMMAHVVRSPDRFDVIVATNMFGDILSDLTAELSGSLGLGGSLNVGDRYAMAQAAHGSAPDIAGQDVANPVSLILSTALLLAWHGETSGAARYEEAARAIEAAVAKAISEGRATRDVGGKLGTIAAGAAIAEMLQAE; this is encoded by the coding sequence ATGCATATCGTCGTTCTGCCGGGAGACGGCATCGGACGGGAGATCACCGCCGCGACATCGGGCGTGCTGCGCGCGGCCTCCGAGCGTTTCCAGCTTAATCTGCGGCTCGAGGAGCACGCGGTCGGGCATGCGAGCCTGAAGCTATCAGGCACCACGGTGCGCCCCGAGCTGCTCGACATCGTCCGGGCCGCCGACGGCGTGATCCTGGGCCCGACCGCGACCTTCGACTTCAAGGACGAGGCGCGTGGCGAGATCAATCCGTCCCGGCACTTCCGCAAGAGCCTTGACCTCTACGCCAATGTCAGGCCCGCGCGCACCTATGCGGGGCGGCCCGGCCGGTGTGGGGATTTCGACCTCGTCGTGGTGCGCGAGAACACCGAGGGGTTTTACGCCGACCGCAACATGGAGCAAGGCAACGGCGAGATGCTGGTCACGCCAGATGTCGCGATCTCGCTGCGCCGGATCACGCGCCTGTGCTGCGAGCGGATCGCACACGCCGCCTGCCGGCTGGCGATGAAGCGGCGCAAGCATCTCACCATCGTGCACAAGGCCAATGTGCTCAAGATTGGCGACGGCATGTTTCTCGACATCTGCCGCGAGGCAGCGAAGTCCTATCCCGACCTCGCCGTCGACGACGTCCTCGTCGACGCGATGATGGCGCATGTGGTGCGGAGCCCCGATCGTTTCGACGTCATCGTCGCCACCAATATGTTCGGCGACATCCTGTCCGATCTCACCGCCGAGCTGTCAGGCAGCCTCGGCCTCGGCGGCTCGCTCAATGTCGGCGACCGTTATGCTATGGCGCAGGCCGCGCATGGCTCTGCGCCCGACATTGCGGGCCAGGACGTCGCCAACCCGGTCTCGCTGATCCTCTCGACCGCGCTGCTGCTGGCCTGGCACGGCGAGACAAGCGGCGCGGCCCGCTACGAGGAGGCGGCGCGTGCGATCGAGGCCGCGGTGGCGAAAGCGATCAGCGAGGGCAGGGCGACGCGTGATGTCGGCGGCAAGCTCGGCACGATTGCGGCGGGCGCTGCGATCGCGGAGATGCTGCAGGCGGAGTGA
- a CDS encoding MFS transporter, with protein sequence MTITLPAAAREPDRPIADGLSAQQRRWAIAAIFTALAMASLDTAIANIALPAIAADLHVSPERSVWVVNVYQIALVATLLPLGALGEIVGHQRIYVGGLVLFTIASLLCAVAWSLDSLLLARTLQGLGASGIMSVNTALVRFVYPGRMQGRGFGHNALVVATAFTFGPSIASAILAIGPWPWLFAVNIPFGLVAIGIGFAMLPKTPRADHGFDFLGALLAAVCLGLFITGIGSAAHNLSPVVVAAELVTALALGFILTRRHADHPAPMLPIDLFSRPMFALSAATAVCSFAVQGLAFVSLPFYFEDVLGRSQVETGFFMTPWPLVVGIMAPIAGRLSDRHPVGLLGGIGLILLGLGMALLALLPASPSIPDIVWRIMICGMGFGFFQAPNMKAIMSSAPPHRGGSASGIVATARLIGQTTGAALAAACFAMAGHNGATAALALGAGFAALGSVMSFLRLAVK encoded by the coding sequence ATGACAATCACGTTACCCGCCGCCGCGCGCGAGCCCGATCGTCCCATTGCCGATGGCCTGTCGGCGCAGCAGCGCCGATGGGCGATCGCCGCGATCTTCACGGCGCTGGCGATGGCCTCGCTCGACACCGCGATCGCCAACATCGCGCTGCCCGCCATTGCGGCCGACCTGCATGTCAGCCCGGAGCGGTCGGTCTGGGTCGTCAATGTCTACCAGATCGCGCTGGTGGCGACGCTGCTGCCGTTAGGTGCGCTCGGCGAGATCGTCGGGCACCAGCGCATCTATGTCGGCGGCCTCGTGCTGTTCACCATTGCCTCGCTGCTCTGCGCGGTCGCCTGGTCGCTGGACAGCCTGCTGCTCGCACGCACCCTGCAGGGGCTGGGGGCCAGCGGCATCATGAGCGTCAACACCGCGCTGGTGCGCTTCGTCTATCCCGGCCGGATGCAGGGCCGCGGCTTCGGCCACAACGCGCTGGTGGTCGCCACCGCCTTCACCTTCGGACCCTCGATCGCGTCTGCGATCCTTGCAATCGGCCCGTGGCCATGGCTGTTCGCCGTCAACATCCCGTTCGGCCTCGTTGCCATCGGCATCGGCTTTGCGATGCTGCCGAAGACACCGCGCGCCGATCACGGCTTTGATTTCCTCGGCGCGCTACTCGCGGCCGTCTGCCTCGGCCTGTTCATCACGGGCATCGGCAGCGCCGCGCATAATCTGTCGCCGGTCGTCGTGGCCGCCGAGCTGGTCACCGCGCTCGCACTCGGCTTTATCCTGACGCGACGTCATGCCGACCATCCCGCGCCGATGCTGCCGATCGACCTGTTCAGCCGGCCGATGTTTGCACTGTCGGCGGCGACGGCGGTCTGCTCCTTCGCGGTGCAGGGTCTCGCCTTCGTCTCGCTGCCGTTTTATTTCGAGGACGTGCTCGGCCGCTCGCAGGTCGAGACCGGGTTCTTCATGACGCCGTGGCCGCTGGTGGTCGGCATCATGGCGCCGATCGCGGGGCGCCTCTCTGATCGCCATCCGGTCGGCCTGCTGGGCGGCATCGGCCTTATCCTGCTCGGCCTCGGCATGGCGCTGCTCGCACTGCTTCCGGCGAGCCCGAGCATCCCTGATATCGTCTGGCGGATCATGATCTGCGGCATGGGGTTCGGCTTCTTCCAGGCGCCAAACATGAAGGCGATCATGTCAAGCGCACCGCCGCATCGCGGCGGCAGCGCCTCGGGCATCGTCGCCACCGCGCGCCTGATCGGACAGACCACCGGCGCGGCGCTTGCCGCAGCCTGCTTCGCGATGGCTGGCCACAACGGCGCGACCGCCGCGCTGGCGCTGGGTGCAGGCTTTGCCGCGCTCGGCAGCGTGATGAGCTTCCTGCGATTGGCCGTGAAGTGA
- a CDS encoding AraC family transcriptional regulator has protein sequence MSKVVLRESSNEMPAAPQAQREVAPAGDRPSADVEMARVLGTVPFRMALDSSGAGIAHWKHEPLHDFVEPMSNHVIMAYNGSVQRMERRSGRSVAIGTFRPGVVIIIPEGSSSRWDIPKPVDVVQLYLPQTTLKRVANEAEAGSPADLLERTAHPDPVTSRLLLSAADVLEGNEALDTLFRQQLMDLLATRLLAAHTGTPNMIAPARGGLAPKTLLRAIERLRSDSDADVSLAALAAEAGLSRFHFCRAFKDSTGLSPHAWLRQHRLEQAMNMLRDTDASVVSIAAALGYSSQTAFAAAFRKLTGESPSDWRRRAR, from the coding sequence ATGAGCAAGGTCGTCTTGCGCGAGTCTTCGAATGAAATGCCCGCCGCGCCGCAAGCGCAGCGCGAGGTCGCGCCGGCTGGCGACCGGCCCTCTGCCGATGTGGAGATGGCCCGCGTGCTCGGAACGGTCCCCTTTCGCATGGCATTGGACTCGTCCGGCGCCGGGATTGCCCACTGGAAGCACGAGCCGTTGCACGACTTCGTCGAGCCCATGAGCAATCACGTCATCATGGCTTACAACGGCTCGGTCCAGCGCATGGAGCGGCGGTCCGGACGATCGGTCGCGATCGGGACATTTCGTCCGGGCGTCGTGATCATCATTCCGGAAGGATCGAGCTCCCGCTGGGACATTCCGAAACCCGTCGACGTCGTTCAGCTCTATCTTCCACAGACAACGCTGAAGCGCGTTGCGAACGAAGCCGAAGCCGGCTCGCCGGCCGATCTCCTGGAGCGAACCGCGCATCCCGATCCCGTGACGTCCCGATTGCTGCTGAGTGCGGCGGATGTACTGGAGGGTAACGAAGCGCTGGATACCCTCTTCAGGCAACAACTCATGGACCTTTTGGCGACGCGTCTTCTCGCTGCGCACACCGGCACGCCGAACATGATCGCGCCGGCCAGGGGCGGGCTGGCGCCGAAGACGCTGCTTCGCGCGATCGAACGCCTGCGCTCGGATAGTGATGCCGACGTCTCGCTCGCAGCGCTTGCGGCCGAGGCCGGTCTATCCCGCTTTCATTTCTGCCGCGCATTCAAGGACAGTACCGGGCTCTCCCCCCATGCCTGGCTGCGCCAGCACCGGCTTGAGCAAGCCATGAACATGCTGCGCGACACCGACGCGTCTGTCGTCTCGATCGCGGCCGCGCTCGGCTACTCCTCGCAGACCGCCTTTGCTGCCGCCTTTAGAAAGCTGACGGGTGAATCGCCGAGCGATTGGCGGCGGCGCGCGCGTTAA